AGCATTAATGGAGTTGTTTGTCTGGGCGCTCGACAGCGAAGTTAAAAGCCTGCACAAGCACAATGTGCGTCTGCGCATTATTGGTGATATCAGCCGTTTCAATAACCGTATTCAGGAACGCATTCGCCGCGCCGAGGAACTGACTCAGCAAAATAATGGACTGACCCTCAACATTGCTGCCAACTATGGCGGCCGTTGGGATATTATCCAGGGTGCCAGAAAATTGGCCGAACAGGTTCAGGAAGGTTTACTGCGTCCTGACCAGATTACCGAAGAAAGCCTGGCTCCGTATCTGTGTATGCAGGAGCTGGCGCCAGTGGATTTAGTGATAAGGACCGGGGGAGAGCATCGGATTAGCAACTTCCTGCTGTGGCAAATCGCCTATGCTGAGTTTTGGTTTACCGATGTTCTTTGGCCTGATTTTGATGAAAACGTTTTTGAAGGTGCACTGAATGCATTCTCTACGCGGGAGCGACGCTATGGCGGTACTGCACCAGGCGGCGCCTAAGCAATTTGGGGGTAACCTTTGCTGAAGTCTCGTCTGATTACCGCGTTAATTTTGATTCCGCTGGTGATCGCTGCACTGTTCTGGTTGCCACTGTCCGGTTTTGCGATCACCACTATCATCATCTGCATGCTTGCCGCCTGGGAATGGGGGCAGTTTGCGGGCATGAAAACGCGCCAGCAACGTATCTGGCTGGCCGTGCTATGCGGTTTGTTACTGTCCGCGATGCTCTTTACCCTGCAACCCTATCAACGCAATCTGCATCAATTCCAGATGGAAGGCTCGCTCTGGGCATCGCTGGGATGGTGGATTGTCGCGCTATTTTTAGTGCTGTTCTATCCTGCTTCGGCTGCGCTGTGGCGTAATTCGCGTACGCTGCGTCTGGTGTTTGGCCTTCTCACCGTCATTCCGTTTTTCTGGGGCATGATGGCGCTGCGTCAATACCATTACGATACCGATCACTTCGCGGGTGCGTGGTGGCTACTGTTCGTGATGTTCCTCGTCTGGGGCGCAGACTCTGGTGCTTATATGTTTGGCCGTCTGTTTGGTAAACACAAACTGGCTCCGAAAGTTTCTCCGGGTAAAACCTGGGAAGGTTTCTTTGGTGGGCTGCTGTCGTCTGCCATCATTGCCTGGCTGTTTGCGCTATTGGCACCGCTTTCGGTTGCGCCAGGCACACTGATTATCTGTGCGGTCATTGCGACACTCGCATCAGTACTCGGTGACCTCACAGAGAGTATGTTCAAACGTGAGGCAGGCATTAAAGACAGCGGTAACTTGATTCCAGGGCACGGTGGTATTCTCGATCGTATTGATAGCCTGACAGCTGCGGTGCCGGTATTTGCC
The sequence above is drawn from the Pantoea nemavictus genome and encodes:
- the ispU gene encoding (2E,6E)-farnesyl-diphosphate-specific ditrans,polycis-undecaprenyl-diphosphate synthase, which translates into the protein MSSNNHNTIDDESYCTPRHVAIIMDGNGRWAKNQGKLRISGHKAGVKSVRRAVSFAVSHKLEALTLYAFSSENWSRPIQEVTALMELFVWALDSEVKSLHKHNVRLRIIGDISRFNNRIQERIRRAEELTQQNNGLTLNIAANYGGRWDIIQGARKLAEQVQEGLLRPDQITEESLAPYLCMQELAPVDLVIRTGGEHRISNFLLWQIAYAEFWFTDVLWPDFDENVFEGALNAFSTRERRYGGTAPGGA
- the cdsA gene encoding phosphatidate cytidylyltransferase — protein: MLKSRLITALILIPLVIAALFWLPLSGFAITTIIICMLAAWEWGQFAGMKTRQQRIWLAVLCGLLLSAMLFTLQPYQRNLHQFQMEGSLWASLGWWIVALFLVLFYPASAALWRNSRTLRLVFGLLTVIPFFWGMMALRQYHYDTDHFAGAWWLLFVMFLVWGADSGAYMFGRLFGKHKLAPKVSPGKTWEGFFGGLLSSAIIAWLFALLAPLSVAPGTLIICAVIATLASVLGDLTESMFKREAGIKDSGNLIPGHGGILDRIDSLTAAVPVFACLLLLVFQTL